The Cheilinus undulatus linkage group 2, ASM1832078v1, whole genome shotgun sequence genome has a window encoding:
- the snrpa gene encoding U1 small nuclear ribonucleoprotein A, translated as MATTEVRLNHTIYINNLNEKIKKDELKKSLYAIFSQFGQILDILVARNIKMKGQAFVIFKEVNSASNALRSMQGFPFYDKPMRIQYAKQDSDIIAKMKGTYVERDRKKEKKKIKGPESTGAKKGAAAAPMVAGVPAAMPGMPPMSQAPRMMHMPGQPPYMPPPGMMPPPGMAPGQMPPGAMPPGQMMPGQMPGQMPQQVAENPPNHILFLTNLPEETNELMLSMLFNQFPGFKEVRLVPGRHDIAFVEFENEVQAGAARDALQGFKITQANAMKISFAKK; from the exons ATGGCCACCACTGAAGTACGGCTAAACCACACCATCTACATCAACAacttaaatgagaaaataaaaaaagatg AGTTAAAGAAGTCTCTTTACGCCATCTTTTCACAGTTTGGAcaaattttagacattttggtCGCacgaaacataaaaatgaaaggtCAGGCCTTTGTTATTTTCAAAGAGGTTAACAGTGCCTCCAATGCTCTGAGATCCATGCAGGGCTTTCCTTTCTACGACAAACCCATG CGTATCCAGTATGCTAAGCAGGACTCAGACATCATTGCTAAAATGAAGGGGACTTATGTGGAGCGTGACCgtaaaaaagagaagaagaagattaaGGGACCAGAGTCGACTGGAGCTAAGAAGGGTGCAGCTGCGGCACCAATGGTTGCTGGTGTTCCTGCTGCCATGCCT GGTATGCCTCCCATGAGTCAGGCTCCTCGTATGATgcacatgccaggacagccacCTTACATGCCCCCACCTGGTATGATGCCTCCTCCAGGTATGGCCCCTGGTCAGATGCCCCCTGGTGCTATGCCTCCTGGCCAGATGATGCCAGGACAGATGCCTGGACAGATGCCCCAGCAG GTTGCAGAAAATCCACCCAATCACATCCTCTTCCTCACCAACCTGCCAGAGGAGACAAACGAGCTCATGCTGTCCATGCTCTTCAACCA GTTCCCTGGATTCAAGGAAGTGCGTTTGGTTCCAGGACGTCACGACATCGCCTTTGTGGAGTTTGAGAATGAAGTGCAGGCAGGTGCTGCACGTGACGCCCTGCAAGGCTTTAAGATCACACAAGCAAACGCCATGAAGATCTCATTCGCGAAGAAATAA